In the Candidatus Bathyarchaeia archaeon genome, TTTCCGCTGTTTTTGATGTTTGTGTTTTGGGTTGCTTTTGGTTTTCTGTGTTTAAAACGGTTTTTTCTTGCGTCTCTGAACGGCGCAGAAAGGTAGGTTCTGGCGGGTTTTGGTTGGTTTAGTGTGTGGGTTTGTGGTTGTTTGGTTGTAGGTTCTTATAGTTTGGCTGCAGAGTTGTTTGGCATTGGTGCTGCCTTTGGTTGGGTTGCTTGAGCCTTTAAGTGTTAATGGCTTAACTTTCAGGAACCGGATAGTTATGCCTCCGATGCAGTCGGGCAGAGCCTCCTTCGAAGGTGCCGTCACCAACCGTCTAATCAACTTCTACGTTTCCCGTTCTGCACTGGTGGGTTTGCCTATTGTGGAGCATGCTTACGTTTCCCTCACAGGCAGGCTCAGCCTCAAACAGTTAGGCATCTACAACGACACCTTAGTGCCTGGATTTGAAAAGTTGGCCTCAGCCATACACGGCGTCGGAGCCCCCGCTATACTGCAAATAACCCACGCAGGCGGGGTAGCCAACAAGAACGTCATCAACACCCAACCTGCCGGTCCTTCGGCGACTGGCAAAATGCGGGAACTGCAAAAACCTGAGTTGGAAGGCATCGCGGAAGAGTTTGCTTTGGCGGCAGAGCGGGCTTTAAAGGCAGGGTTTGACGGGGTAGAGTTGCATGGCGCTCATGGTTATCTGCTTTGCCAGTTCTTTTCACCCCTGCTTAACAAGCGCAACGACGAGTTTGGGGGCTCTTTGGAGAGGCGGATGCGGTTTCCGCTTTTGGTGGTTGAGAAGGTGCGGGAAGTGTTGGGAGGCAAGGTTTTGCTTTACCGGTTGGGCGCAGACGATTTAGCCCCAAACGGCATCCAAGTCTCGGATGCTGCAGCGTTTGCGGTGGAGCTTGAACGTGCAGGCGTGGGCATCATTGATGTGTCCGGTGGGATGTGTGGGGCGGAACCCAAACAATTCAAAAACACATATGGCTACTTTATTCCGCAGGCAGAAGAGGTCAAGAAGGCTGTTCAGGTTCCCGTTATCGGGGTGGGTGGCATCACGGAGGCCGCATACGCTGATAGCCTTGTGCGGGACGGCAAAGTGGATTTAGTTGCCGTTGGCCGGGCGCTGCTGAAGGATTCTGGGTGGGCAGAAAAAGCCGTTGAAGTACTGCAGTAACCCATAGGCATCGCCTGATAGAGCTATTGTTGTTTTCCTTTGTCCCAGTAGTAAAGAAACAGGTCTCTGACCCAACCCAAAAACGTGGGGTCACTGCCAAAGAAACCTGCATAATCCACCCTGCCATCAGCAAAGCGGAAACATACCACCGCCTCTTTTTCGGTCACCGCAAAAATCACGGGTGGGTCAAGCAAGGTTCTGTTTTCAAGGTTGCGCAGTTTAGTGGGTGGCTGGGGTGACAGGACTCTATATTCGACGCCTTTGGGGACTTGCTCGGACATGGTTTGGAAGTCTTTGGGAAGTGGTTCAGGCGAAACTCCCCACATGAACTTCTCGGCTTCTCCAATCAGTTGTGAGGATTTTACGGTGCTCTCCACCATCCCCATCTTCAAGGTTGCTCCCGAAAGCTCGCCAATTCTTTTCACAGACTGAGTGGGTAGCCGCCAGAGGTCGTGGGCTACAAAGTACTGTTTGTGTTTAAAGGCAAATTCTAACGAGGCAGAAAGCTCCAGCACCAGCCTGCCGTACTGCGTTATGGCGTAAGTGCCTTCTGGCTGTTTTTGAATAAGCAAGGCTTCAGAAAGTCGCTGTAGTTGCCTAAACGTTTCCGTGGCGGTTAAATCCAGTTTGCGCGCGACATCATTCATCTTCCAGTTCTTCTGGTTGAGCTCCCGCAGCAAGTCCAGTCGGCTTTCGCTGGCTAACTCAAAAAACAGTTTCTCGATTCCTTCAGGCGTCTCCATGTTCCTCACCGATGTTAATGCGTTCACACTGATGTGTACCACTTTACATTGATTGCAAATAAAAGTAATCAGCCTTCGCAGCCAAGTAGAAGTCAGGCTGAAACATCATGGAAAACAAAACAACCAAAACCGAACGGGTCTTCTCCATAGAACTCAACTCTCGACTTAACCTAAAAAACCTCACATTAACCAACGGTAACACTGACCGAGTCCTTGTTGAAGGCACCTTGGGCGAGCTTGTGCGCGCTGGGTTTGTGGAAGGTTTACTTCTGGAACTTTTAGGAACCAAGGGCACTTTGCGGATTAACCTGACCCCCGGGGAACTGAGAAAGGTGCCCCAAATGGCTGCCGTAGCAGATGAGGGGCGTCAATTTCCCAAAGTGGAACAAGAATCTGTGCAGGAGGTGGAACAGTGAAAAAACTAACAATCGCCTTAATTGTCGTGATTGCCCTATTGAGCATTGCAGCGGTTAAGACCGTCATACCCGACGCAAACGTTAGCAAGGTTTGCCTGCTGGGCTACAAAGCTGCTTGCTCCTTCACCCCAATAAGCGCTGTCATCTTGGCTTTGGGTGCCGCGGTTACGTTTGTGGTTGCAAAACGTACGGTTCTGGGTAAGCTATGAGTCAACATAAAAACCTCGAACCGCCTTTTCTATATGGCAGTCAAAGAAAGCAACCCGCGGATGGTAATTTGGGCATAGAAATCTTTTATTTTTCGGGAACTGGAAACTCGCTGGTTGTGGCAAGAGACCTCGCCAAAAAAACAAACGCAACCCTGACCCCCATAGTCTTAGTGATGGGGCAGCAAACTGTTGAATCTAATGCGGACGCCATAGGGGTCGTGTTTCCTGTTTTCTACGCCACCAACGACCGCGGCATACCCCTTATAATCCGCAGATTCTTAGACAAACTCAAAGGGCTTGAGTCAAAATACGTTTTTGCGGTCTGCACTAGCGGGTACATGCCAGGCTCCACCATTGAAAACCTGAGAAAAGACCTTGAAGCAAAAGGTGGAAAGTTGGCGGCGGGCTTTAATGTGCGGATGGGCAGCAAACGCGTTGCCCCTGCCAAGCAGCAAAAGATGCGTGCCAAACGCGAAAAGAAGCTAACCGCTATAGGCGACTATGTTGTTGCTCGGAAAACTGGCAGATTTGAGACGCGGGGTGCGGTTCAGAAAATTCTTTTGGCGCCGTTGCATGCGTTTGAACGCGTGGTTTTCCAGTACCGATACCGCAGGCTGGCTCAGGCATCAGATTTGTCTTTTATGGAGCTTGTGCCTTTAGCAGACCTGAGCTTTCGGGTTAACGAGAAGTGTGTTGGGTGCGGCGTCTGCGCCAGAGTCTGCCCTGTGAACAACATAAAGTTGGTTGATGGCAAACCCGTGTGGCTGCATCACTGTGAAACCTGTTATGCTTGTTATGCTTGGTGTCCTGAAGGCGCGATAGGCGGAGACATTGTTGCCTACAACGATTGGTATCGTAATCCGGAGGCAAAATTGTCCGATATGCTGGCTGCAAAACGGTCCAGCTGACTTTTTGAGGATTAGTGGCAGGAGTGGTTCTTGGCGTGGGTTTACTTGTACAAAGCAATCCTCTCTTGAATTCAAATTCGGTGATGTTCAGCCTAACCTGCAGAGAGTGGCTAAATGTAAAACAAAACAGGCTTATTTTAGACAATATTTTGCTCACCGCATTTTTTTCTGGTTTTTTGCCAAATCAGCCCCTCCAGTTTTTCGGGTGTTCCCCCTTTTCAGGGCAGAACGCGCCTTAACTCAAAGCAACAGATATTAACCTCAACCGTTTGGGCAAAAGTAGGGATGCCTATTAAGCTCATAACTGTAGCTGGACCCCCCTCGTCTGGCAAAACCTCCGTGATTCTTCAACTGGCAGCGTGTTTGAAAGAGAAAAACATGCGCCTTGGAGCGGTGAAGTTTGACTGCCTCACCTCCTTTGACCAAATCCGCTACCAAGAAGCAGGCATCCCCATACAGGTAGGCTTCTCAGGCAAAGTCTGCCCCGACCACTTCTTCATAAGCAACATTGAAGACGCCGTGGCTTGGGGACACCGACAAGAACTGGATATCCTCATAACTGAAAGCGCAGGGCTCTGCAACCGCTGCTCCCCCCACATCAGCCGCATCCTTGCCGTCTGCGTCATTGACAACCTCTCCGGCATCCAAACCCCTAGAAAAATTGGTCCAATGCTCAAACTCGCCGACGTAGTTGTCATCACCAAAGGCGACATCGTTTCACAGGCGGAGCGGGAAGTGTTCAGCTTCAATGTCCGCCAAGTCAACACCCGCGCAAACATCCTGTTTGTTAACGGCATCACGGGTCAGGGCGCCTTTATGCTCAGCAAACACGCCCTTGAAGCCCCTGACGTTACCACTCTTCGCGACATGCGCCTTCGCTTCACCACCCCTGCTTCCGTCTGCTCTTACTGCACTGGCGAAACCCGAATCGGCGAAGACTACCAAATGGGTATGCTCAAAAAACTTGAGTTCAGGTGAGGACCATAGATTTTCGACAACTCGTGGAAACCAAAGCCATCGGCGAAATTCTGGCGCAGTATCCAGTGGCAAGAGACTTCTTAGTCAACTTTAACTTGGCAGATTTGCCCCAAACCTTCCCTTTGGCAGCGGCGCTGGAACAAGTTGATGAGGTTCGCTTTGCCGACTTCGGCTTAACCCGCGCCGACGTGGTCGACCAGTTCATTCTGTTCCTTGAAACCCTCATCGAACGCAACCCCGTACACGACAAAATTGACTCCATAACCATCCTAGGCGGACAAGACAAACAAGGAAACCAAGAAAACGTCTGCCTCACCATACATGCCGGGCAAATCATAAGCATTGTGGGCTCCACGGGTTCGGGCAAAAGCCAACTCTTAAGCGACATCGAATGCATCGCCCAACGCGACACCCCCACCAAACGCCAAATCCTAGTCAACGGAAAAGCCCTCAATGATGAAGCCCGCTTCAAAATGGGTGGCAAACTCGTAGCGCAACTTTCACAAAACATGAACTTCGTGATGGATTTGAGTGTGGCAGAGTTTTTGGAGATGCACACCAAAAGCCGCATGTGCCAAAACTCCGCGCAGGTAATTCGCCAATGTTTTGCTTGTGCAAACGAGTTGGCGGGCGAAAAGTTCGCTGCAGAGACGAAGGTGACGCAGCTTTCAGGCGGGCAATCCCGCGCCTTGATGATTGCAAGTACTGCCCACATAAGTGCCTCCCCCATCGTGCTTATCGACGAAATCGAAAACGCAGGCGTAGACCGCAAACAGGCAATTCAGCTGCTGGCAAAAAAAGAAAAAATCGTCCTCATATCCACCCACGACCCCCTGCTGGCGTTAAACGCGGACAAACGCATCGTTATAAAAAACGGGGGCATATACAAAATCATTAAAACCTCCGCGCAGGAGCGGCAGTCCCTTTCACGGATTGAAGCCTTAGACAGCACGTTGCAGGCGGTTCGGCATCAACTCCGCATGGGCAACCTCATCGAACTAACCGACCTAAAGGAAGAAAAAACATGAACGAAAAAAACTTGTCAAGTGACGCATGGCAACTGTATGATGCATTAATTGAAGGTATCCCTGAAGACTGGGTCGTGGACGATGTGGTGTGTGGCGTTTATCACGCGTTTGTGCGTTCAGGCAACGGCGCAGGTTTCTGTATGGTCGCAGAGGATGACACCCGCCCCGTCATGCTCCACAATAAACTTCCGGGCATGAAACTCAAAGAGCTCGCCGCCGCAGTGAAGTCTTGGAATTTCATCGAAGCCAGCATCGGGCAAGCCGCCATAAACGCCTACTACAACACTCTGCCGGTTGCCCAAAAAAACGGTGTTGCCGTCTCTGATAGCCGCTTTGTAGAAGACCGCTCCAATGACCCCTTCATCTCCTACCAAAACGCCATTCGAAACAAAAAAGTTGCCGTCATCGAGCACTTCCCTTTCTTGGAGCAGTTGTTTGAACCCGTGTGTGACCTCTCGATTTTTGCTCGGCTACCTCAAGACTGCGAGTACCCGTACTCTGCAGCAGAATACCTCCTGCCCAGCTGTGACTACGTTTTCATAACGTGTGGTGCGTTTGTTGACAAGTCTCTGCCGCGTTTTCTCAAGCTTGCCTCAAAGGCGCATGTTGTCGTTGTTGGGCCGTCTACGCCGTTGGCTTCTGTGCTTTTCCAGTTTGGCGTCCACGATTTGTCTGGCTTTGTAATCAAAGACGTTGAAAAGGCGCGGCGTATCTGTCTGGGTCAAGAAAACTATTTGATTTATTCGACGGGGCAAAAAGTCAGCTTCAAGTCTGAACAGCAGTTGCCTTGACTAACTTTCACGGGCTTTACCCATGCCTTTTGTGGGTGGCCTTTGGCTGATGATGCGTAGAACTCTTATTAGCCACCAGCCAGTTACCCTTTGTAAGTGTTAGTTATGACGGGAAAAGCAGTCATCATAATGGGCTCCGAGCGGGACTTAGAGTTCTGCCGCGAAATCGCCAAACCCCTCAAAAAACTAACTGTGAACTACGAGTTCCGCGTAGCTTCCGCCCACAAAACCCCGCTGAAAGTGCTTGAAATCCTCAAAGAATTCGAGACGCAAACCGTGGTCTACGTGACCGTGGCGGGCAGGTCCAACGCGTTAAGCGCGTTTGTGGACGCAAACACCTCCAAACCCGTCATTGCATGCCCACCCTACTCCGACAAGTACGGCGGCGTGGATGTGTACTCTTCGCTGCGAGTGCCAAGCGGCATCGGCTCCGTTGTGACCATTGAGCCTGAAGGCGCCGCAATTGCCGCAGCGAAAATTCTGGCGGTTGCTGACTCCGCTTTGGAGTGCGCTGTTAAGGCGTATCAGTTGGAGAAGCAGCAGACGCTTGAGAAAGCCAACGAAACCATCAAAAACATGAAATAGGTAAACCGCGTTTTACACTCGGTTCTTTCCCGCTTATATTGGAGAATTGACTATGTCTGATGAAGTTGAAAGAAGAATTCCCCGCACCATGAGCACCCAGCACCCCGACAACGTGACGGTTCCAGCGTGGAGCTCTGACCCCGTTATTGACGGCAACGCTGAAGTCTACGAGGCATACTACGCTTACCAGACGTTGGGCTGCCAAGAGGTCATGTGGGACTCAGAGGGTAAAGACGTGGACACCCGCGTGGTGCGCAAACTGTTAAGCAGCCACTGGGACTTCTTTTCCCAAAACGTGCTTGGGGAAGACCTGCACCTGACTTACCGTATCCCCAACCCCTCCATTGAGGCAGTGGAGAAAAAGGTGGTTGTGGAAACTCTCCAAAACATCCCCGTAACCTACGATGTGGCTTCCTCCGTCTACAAAAAAGACGTAACGCCCATCTTTGAAGTAATTTTGCCTTTCACAACCAGCGGAAACGAACTTGTCTGGCTCTTTAACTACTACCGCCGCGCCATAGTCGCCGACGAAGACGCCATGCTTGACGACAAAACCGCAGCTAAGGACTGGATTGGCAGCTTCAAACCCAAAAAAGTGAACGTGATTCCACTGGTGGAAGACCAAGACAGCATCCTGCACATTGACCGCATCGTGAAACCCTACATCGAAGCCGCCAAACCTCGCTACCTCCGCGTTTTCATAGCTCGCAGCGACCCCGCTCTCAACTACGGGCTCATATCTGCCGTGTTGCTCTCTAAAATCGGCTTAGCCAAACTCAAGCAAACCGAAAAAGATACAGGCATACCAATCCACCCGATACTCGGCGTTGGCTCCAAACCGTTTCGTGGTCACTTGTCGCCTGAGAATTTGGGGAACTTTTTGCAGGAGTATCAAGGCTTGGCGACGGCAACGGTGCAGTCGGCGGCACGCTATGATTACCCACTGGAGCAGGTGAAGGATTTCGTGAAGTGCCTTAACGATAGCCTGCCAAACGGCGAACCCGTACCCGTTGACTCCACCGAGGAAGCGGTGTTGCTGGGTGTGCTCCAAAAGTGCAGAAAACAGTATGAGAGCGTGGCTGAGGTTTTGGCGCCGTTTCTCAACAGCGTCTCAGCATATGTGCCCCAGCGCCGCGCCCGAAAACTCCACATAGGCTTATTCGGTTACAGCCGAAACGTAGCAGGCGTGAGCCTTCCAAGGGCAATCACGTTTGCCGCCACTCTATACAGCATCGGTATCCCTCCAGAATTCATAGGCGCCCGCGTCATCGAGGATTTGAACGCCAAAGAATGGAAAGCTCTCCAGAAGTACTATGTTAACCTGAAAAAGGACTTCGCATCCGTCGGCGGCTACGTCTCTTGGCAGAACATCAACATGCTTATGGAGATGCATCTAAAAACCGCTAAACGCGCCGACATGAACGTGGATAATCTGCGGCTGGCGCTCACACGGATTCTGGCAGACCTCAAGACGGTGGAGGAGAAGCTGGACGTGAAGCTTGGACCCCGCACATCCACACAACGCAAACACGAAAACTTCACCAACAACTTCCTCATCAGCTACCTCGAGAGGGAAACCGACGAAGCCAAAATCGCTTTGGTGGAAGCAGCAAAGCTACGCAAATGCCTAGGCTAAGTTAAGCTGAACAGGATACTAAAACGTCCTTTTTTTAATTTTTGAGCCTCCCACCTATAAGAGCATAAATGTTTTAAAAGAAACCGCCAACTAGGATGCTAAGGTTCAGATGTCTATGACCGTAACGTCGCAGAGGTCGCTTAGCGAAATAAAGCAGCTTCTTGAAGCTTTGAAACCGACGCTTAGGAAACGGTTCAAAGTGCAAACTATAGCTATCTTTGGCTCATATGCGCATGGAGAACAAGATGAAAACAGCGACCTTGACCTTCTGGTCACGTTCTCACAGCCTTACAACCTTTGGGAGTTTTTGGATGTCAAAGAGTTTTTGACAAAGAAACTGCGCGTCAAGGTTGACTTAGTGCCCAAAGATTCCATAAAGAGTTTGATTAAGGAAAAAATTCTTCAAGAAGCTCTGCCCGTATAAAAAGAGACTTCAGGCTTTACCTTAAAGACATTTATGACGCCATTGATGAGATAGAAGAGTTCACCAAAGACTTCACCGAGAGCGATTTTATTAATAATAAAATGGCAATAAAAGCAACTATAACGGACCTGATAATAATTGGTGAAGCTGTGGATAAAATTCCTACAACCTTCAAGTACTCCTATAAGCAAATTCCATGGCGCACATGGAAACGTATGAGAGACACACGAAATGAACTTGCACATGAATACTACACTATTAAACCTGAAGTTTTATGGGCAATCGTGAAATACGAACTGCCTCCAATAAAACCTCATATCAAAAAGATTATCGAGAAAGAAACCATTGAAGAATAATATGGGTAACGTAACAATTTCATTGTTAACGGTTTATTCAACACTTGTCTGGAGCGAGAAACGTCAGATTTCTTGTGTCAGCCCCTGCCAGCAAAGCAAGCTGAGCCCTTTCAGCGGTGAAACTACAACATCTCGCTTGACTATCAGTTTTTTCGGGTAAATTGTTGGGTTGGGAAAAAGTTTTTGTTGATAAAAAGGCTTAAGAAGAAATATTTCCTTCTCCAACAAAGAATAATTAGGAGTGTATCTGCTGTGGGCAGTGTCAAAGACTTAGAAGTAATCCAGAAACCAACCAAAGACAAAATGGGGCTGGGACGGTTCCATTTCAGTGACCGATACAGCGTGTTTGACTGGGGCGAAATGCCTGACCTTATCGACAAGAAAGGTGAAGCACTCTGCCTCATGGGTGCCTACTGTTTTGAGCGCCTCGAAGTGAAAAGTGTGCTTACCCACTACAAAGGCTTAGTTGACAGCAACAAAAAAACCGTCAAACTGGCCCAAGCCAAAGAGCCCAGCAGCACCATGGAAGTCTCCTTAGTGAGCGTCTACAAACCCCCATCGAAAGTTGAAAACGGCAAACTTTTCTACGACTACAGCGCGTACAACCCAAGCCTGAAAAGCTGTCTTATCCCATTGGAGGTCATCTACCGCAACGGTTTGCCCGAAGGCAGCAGTGTGTTTAGGCGGCTGGAACAGGGCAAAGTGACGCTGCAGCAGCTTGGCTTAGACCACACCCCCAAACCAGGCGAAAGGCTGGCTAAACCGATTTTTGATGTCAGCACCAAACTGGAAGAAACTGACCGATACATTTCTTGGGAGGAAGCAGCCAAAATCGCGGGACTAACCGGCATTGAAGCAGCAGCCGTCAAAGTGGTTTTGTCCAAAGTGAACGAAACAATCAACGAAATCGCCGCCAAAGCAGGTTTAGTCAACGAGGACGGCAAAATCGAGTTAGCCTTTGACACACAAAGACGCCTCATGGTGGTTGATGTCATTGGGACGCTCGACGAGTGCCGCTTTACACTGGACGGGTTGCATGTGAGCAAGGAGGTGGCGCGGCAGTTCTACAAGAAAACCGACTGGTACAGTGAAGTGGAGCAAGCCAAGAAAACCGCCGACGCCCAAGGCATCCAAGACTGGAAGTCCCTTGTCAAGACGCCTGCGCCCAAGCTTGACCCCAAACTCAAAACCATCGTTGCGCAGATGTATATGGCGGCGGCTAATGAGATGACGGGTAGGAAGTTTTTTGAAACCCCCCCGCTAATTGATGTGGTGAAAGAGTACAAAGAGTGGACTGGCGAAAAACAGTGACTATGAAAGAACAAATCAAGCAAGTAATCGCGGATTACGACCCCAAAAAAGTCCGCATCGGAGTGTTAGGCAGTCACTCGGCGCTGGAGATTGCGGCGGGTGCCCGAGAGGAAGGCTTTGAAACCGTTGTGGTTTGCCAGAAAGGCAGAGAAAAAACCTACGCCCACTACTACAAAGCCCTGTTTAACAACTTCATTTTCCTTGACAAATTCTCCCAGATAACCGACCCTGAAACGGTTCAGCAGCTGACCGAGCTGAACACGGTGTTTGTGCCCAACCGCAGTTTTAGCGTGTACGCGGGCTATGAAGCCATTGAGCAGAAATTCGCCGTGCCCCTGATGGGTAACCGGGACATGCTGCGAACCGAAGAGCGCAACACGCCACGCAACCAGCTTTTCCTGCTTCAGAAGGCAGGCATCAAGACGCCCAAAACCTTCCAGTCCCCCGACGAAATCGACCGCCTCGCCATAGTAAAAGTGCCTGAAAAGGAACGCGCCATCGAACGCGCCTTCTTCTACGCCTCCTCACCCCAAGAGTACGAGCAAACCTCCCAGCAACGCATCAAACAAGGCATCATAACCGAGGAAGCCCTCAAACAAGCCGTCATTGAGGAGTATGTTTTGGGCGCCAAATTCAACGCAAACCTGTTCTGGTCCCCCTTAACAGATGAAATTGACTTGTTGGGTTTTGACAGGCGCATCCAGACTGACCTTGACGGCGTTTTGGATTTGCCCGCCGCGGAACAACTGGAACTAAAAATTGCCACCCAAAACATAGAAATCGGCCACATGGGAGCCACCATGAGGGAGAGCCAAATCGAGAAAATCTTTGATGCTGCTGAACGTTTCGTGCAGACCTGCCGTAGCGAGTTTCCGCCGGGTATGATTGGTTTGTTTGCGTTGCAGGGGGCGGTGACTAAGAATTTGGACTTTTACGTTTTTGACGTGAGCCCACGCGTTCCCGGGTGCCCCTGTGTGGAGCCAACCTCGCCCTACATGAAGTACAAGTACGGTGTCGAGGTGGGTCCGGGCAAACGGGTCGCTATGGAAATTAAACGTGCACTGCTGGAACGTCGGTTAGAGGATGTGGTTACATGATAACCTCCTCTGACATGGCACAAGTGCTTGAAAAGTATGACCAAAGCAAGCTGGCAATTGGCACTTTAGGTTCGCACAGTTCGCTTAACATTTTTAAGGGCGCCAAAGAGGAAGGCTTCCGCACGGTGTGCGTGTGCAAAGAAAAAGACGTCCTTATGTACCAAAAGTTTCCGCTGGTGGATGAACTCATCGTCGTCAAGGACTTCACTGAACTGCTTAACGAAGAGTTGCAGGAGAAACTGCGGCGCCTCAACGTTATCCTCATTCCCCACGGCTCCTTCACCGCCTACCTCAGCACCCAACAGCTCACCGACAGCCTTATGGTTCCGATGTTTGGCAACCGCGAACTGCTCCACTGGGAGGCAGACCGAAAAGAGCAAGAAGAATGGCTGCGCCAAGCAGGACTCCGACTGCCCGCCGTCTTCAAGACTCCAGAAGACATTGACCGCCTTGTCATAGCCAAACTGCCCGGAGCCAAGGGCGGCAGAGGCTACTTTTTGGCGAATTCCCCGCAGACTTTCTACAAGAAGTTCACTGAGATGGTTGCCCGCCGCTTGCTCCAAGAAGAAGACCTAGAAAAAGTGCATCTGCAGGAGTACGCTTTGGGCGTGAACGTGTACCCCAGCTACTTTAGCAGCATCATGAACGACGATGTGGAGCTTTTGGCAATGGACCGCCGCTATGAATCCGCCGTTGACAGCCTTGGCAAGGTTCCCGCAAGCCAGCAGCTAGAAATCGACTTGAACCCCACCTACACGGTGGTGGGTAACTTCCCCATTGTTCTGCGCGAATCCTTGTTGCCTGAAATTATGCGCATGGGCGATAGTGTTCACCGCAAAGCCCGCGAACTCGCCCCACCCGGCATCATCGGACCCTTCTGCCTTGAAACCGTTATCACGGACGATCTTAAAATTTTCACTTTTGAAATCTCGGCGCGTATCGTTGCAGGAACCAACGTCGGCATCGGCACCTCACCCTACGCGTACTTGCGTTACGGGGAGAACATGTACATGGGCAGACGTATCGCTATGGAAATTAAGCAGGCAGCGGCACAGAAGCGACTCGGCGAAATCGCCGTCTAAAACCCCCTTATTGTTTAATTTAAGCAAGCCTGCAGGACAAACTCAAAGTTTTGGTGGGTGCGGCTTCGGCTGTACCTTTTGAGTGCCTCCAAAGTTTTTTCTCTGTCAGGTTCCCCTAGTGTCTGGGCAAGGGCACGTGAGACTTCGTTGTTGCCCACAAAAAGGTAGCTGGAGAGGGCGGTGACGTTAGCGGTTTTTCGGGTGTCGCTGGCGGTTTCAAAATCCACAATAAACGGCTCATTTTCGCCGTCCACGAGGATGTGTTTGGGTGCTTTGCTGAGTTCCCCGTGGTCTAAACCCGCTTGGTCAAGCCGAAAACACTGCTCCAGCGCCGTCCGTAGAACCTTTTGAATTTCCGCTTTGTCTTTGTGGGTTTTGAGCCATTCTGGTAAAACATCGCCGTTGATAAGCTGCATCAACAGAAAATTTTTGCTTGCC is a window encoding:
- a CDS encoding NADH:flavin oxidoreductase encodes the protein MLPLVGLLEPLSVNGLTFRNRIVMPPMQSGRASFEGAVTNRLINFYVSRSALVGLPIVEHAYVSLTGRLSLKQLGIYNDTLVPGFEKLASAIHGVGAPAILQITHAGGVANKNVINTQPAGPSATGKMRELQKPELEGIAEEFALAAERALKAGFDGVELHGAHGYLLCQFFSPLLNKRNDEFGGSLERRMRFPLLVVEKVREVLGGKVLLYRLGADDLAPNGIQVSDAAAFAVELERAGVGIIDVSGGMCGAEPKQFKNTYGYFIPQAEEVKKAVQVPVIGVGGITEAAYADSLVRDGKVDLVAVGRALLKDSGWAEKAVEVLQ
- a CDS encoding helix-turn-helix transcriptional regulator, with protein sequence METPEGIEKLFFELASESRLDLLRELNQKNWKMNDVARKLDLTATETFRQLQRLSEALLIQKQPEGTYAITQYGRLVLELSASLEFAFKHKQYFVAHDLWRLPTQSVKRIGELSGATLKMGMVESTVKSSQLIGEAEKFMWGVSPEPLPKDFQTMSEQVPKGVEYRVLSPQPPTKLRNLENRTLLDPPVIFAVTEKEAVVCFRFADGRVDYAGFFGSDPTFLGWVRDLFLYYWDKGKQQ
- a CDS encoding EFR1 family ferrodoxin (N-terminal region resembles flavodoxins. C-terminal ferrodoxin region binds two 4Fe-4S clusters.) translates to MSQHKNLEPPFLYGSQRKQPADGNLGIEIFYFSGTGNSLVVARDLAKKTNATLTPIVLVMGQQTVESNADAIGVVFPVFYATNDRGIPLIIRRFLDKLKGLESKYVFAVCTSGYMPGSTIENLRKDLEAKGGKLAAGFNVRMGSKRVAPAKQQKMRAKREKKLTAIGDYVVARKTGRFETRGAVQKILLAPLHAFERVVFQYRYRRLAQASDLSFMELVPLADLSFRVNEKCVGCGVCARVCPVNNIKLVDGKPVWLHHCETCYACYAWCPEGAIGGDIVAYNDWYRNPEAKLSDMLAAKRSS
- a CDS encoding GTP-binding protein → MKLITVAGPPSSGKTSVILQLAACLKEKNMRLGAVKFDCLTSFDQIRYQEAGIPIQVGFSGKVCPDHFFISNIEDAVAWGHRQELDILITESAGLCNRCSPHISRILAVCVIDNLSGIQTPRKIGPMLKLADVVVITKGDIVSQAEREVFSFNVRQVNTRANILFVNGITGQGAFMLSKHALEAPDVTTLRDMRLRFTTPASVCSYCTGETRIGEDYQMGMLKKLEFR
- a CDS encoding ATP-binding cassette domain-containing protein — protein: MRTIDFRQLVETKAIGEILAQYPVARDFLVNFNLADLPQTFPLAAALEQVDEVRFADFGLTRADVVDQFILFLETLIERNPVHDKIDSITILGGQDKQGNQENVCLTIHAGQIISIVGSTGSGKSQLLSDIECIAQRDTPTKRQILVNGKALNDEARFKMGGKLVAQLSQNMNFVMDLSVAEFLEMHTKSRMCQNSAQVIRQCFACANELAGEKFAAETKVTQLSGGQSRALMIASTAHISASPIVLIDEIENAGVDRKQAIQLLAKKEKIVLISTHDPLLALNADKRIVIKNGGIYKIIKTSAQERQSLSRIEALDSTLQAVRHQLRMGNLIELTDLKEEKT
- a CDS encoding Rossmann-like domain-containing protein; translation: MNEKNLSSDAWQLYDALIEGIPEDWVVDDVVCGVYHAFVRSGNGAGFCMVAEDDTRPVMLHNKLPGMKLKELAAAVKSWNFIEASIGQAAINAYYNTLPVAQKNGVAVSDSRFVEDRSNDPFISYQNAIRNKKVAVIEHFPFLEQLFEPVCDLSIFARLPQDCEYPYSAAEYLLPSCDYVFITCGAFVDKSLPRFLKLASKAHVVVVGPSTPLASVLFQFGVHDLSGFVIKDVEKARRICLGQENYLIYSTGQKVSFKSEQQLP
- a CDS encoding AIR carboxylase family protein — protein: MTGKAVIIMGSERDLEFCREIAKPLKKLTVNYEFRVASAHKTPLKVLEILKEFETQTVVYVTVAGRSNALSAFVDANTSKPVIACPPYSDKYGGVDVYSSLRVPSGIGSVVTIEPEGAAIAAAKILAVADSALECAVKAYQLEKQQTLEKANETIKNMK
- the ppcA gene encoding phosphoenolpyruvate carboxylase; this translates as MSDEVERRIPRTMSTQHPDNVTVPAWSSDPVIDGNAEVYEAYYAYQTLGCQEVMWDSEGKDVDTRVVRKLLSSHWDFFSQNVLGEDLHLTYRIPNPSIEAVEKKVVVETLQNIPVTYDVASSVYKKDVTPIFEVILPFTTSGNELVWLFNYYRRAIVADEDAMLDDKTAAKDWIGSFKPKKVNVIPLVEDQDSILHIDRIVKPYIEAAKPRYLRVFIARSDPALNYGLISAVLLSKIGLAKLKQTEKDTGIPIHPILGVGSKPFRGHLSPENLGNFLQEYQGLATATVQSAARYDYPLEQVKDFVKCLNDSLPNGEPVPVDSTEEAVLLGVLQKCRKQYESVAEVLAPFLNSVSAYVPQRRARKLHIGLFGYSRNVAGVSLPRAITFAATLYSIGIPPEFIGARVIEDLNAKEWKALQKYYVNLKKDFASVGGYVSWQNINMLMEMHLKTAKRADMNVDNLRLALTRILADLKTVEEKLDVKLGPRTSTQRKHENFTNNFLISYLERETDEAKIALVEAAKLRKCLG